One genomic window of Medicago truncatula cultivar Jemalong A17 chromosome 1, MtrunA17r5.0-ANR, whole genome shotgun sequence includes the following:
- the LOC25482139 gene encoding 5'-nucleotidase domain-containing protein 4 has product MPFSTTIPIPTSHCSRRGRYLNLSLHNEKFKPFHFVSFSLRNRFSPCHCFASRIFSDAHSPPRFLPFPPPPSSHSASSGDGRLNAKFSRDDIRIEARDESSGGDSAKQLREWLSSPDYGPNTDIGKRIFCNRPLNMKNIVAVGFDMDYTLAQYMPETFESLAYQRTIEKLVYDLKYPSELLSWSFDPNYMVRGLVLDKKRGNILKMDCHKYVKVAYHGFKELSKEDKVGTYGNTLVCDPFDGPDYALIDTLFSLAEAYLFAQLVDFKDRNPGKIPMSVDYACLYNDVRNAVDLCHRDGTLKQKVATDPIRYVNEDTSIVPMLKMLRDSGRATFLVTNSLWDYTNVVMSFLCGSSGVNGSTNLDWLQYFDVVITGSAKPSFFLEGNHANLFEVEPESGKLLNTDNGSPMPQVGNISAGLLTKDKDRARKVFQGGSVNHLHNLLPIESSSQVLYVGDHIYGDILRSKKVLGWRTMLVIPELEREVQILWELRDYRKDLQFLRSKDDCIADKIHHLNRSLKLENPDDDTKQKINSKLNELKLEREIVRSNHQEALRKLHLKFHEPWGQLMKTGYQNSRFAHQVERFACLYTSRVSNLGLLSSDKYYRPSEDFMQHEFGILES; this is encoded by the exons ATGCCTTTCTCCACTACCATTCCAATCCCAACCTCTCATTGTTCTCGCCGTGGGCGTTATTTAAACCTCTCTTTGCATAATGAGAAATTCAAACCGTTTCATTTcgtttctttctctctccgtAACCGTTTCTCTCCTTGTCATTGCTTTGCTTCTAGAATCTTCTCCGATGCTCACTCTCCGCCGCGCTTTCTCCCCTTTCCGCCGCCGCCGTCGTCTCACTCCGCCTCCTCAG GAGATGGCCGGTTGAATGCTAAATTTTCAAGGGATGACATCCGTATTGAGGCACGTGATGAAAGTTCTGGAGGCGATAGTGCCAAGCAGCTGCGTGAATGGCTATCATCTCCTGATTATGGACCTAACACTGATATAGGAAAGCGGATCTTCTGTAATCGACCACTGAATATGAAGAATATTGTTGCTGTGGGATTTGACATGGATTATACTTTGGCACAATACATGCCTGAAACTTTTGAATCCCTTGCTTATCAACGCACGATTGAAAAGCTGGTTTATGATTTGAAATACCCTAGTGAG TTATTGAGTTGGTCATTTGATCCAAATTACATGGTTAGAGGGTTGGTTCTAGACAAAAAGAGAGGCAACATCTTGAAG ATGGATTGCCACAAATATGTGAAAGTAGCTTATCATGGATTTAAAGAGTTATCAAAAGAAGATAAAGTTGGGACCTACGGAAATACTTTAGTATGTGATCCTTTTGATGGGCCAGACTATGCTCTAATTGATACCCTCTTTTCTCTTGCGGAAGCCTACTTGTTTGCACAACTGGTTGATTTTAAGGACAGAAATCCTGGAAAGATTCCGATGTCTGTTGA TTATGCTTGTCTCTACAATGATGTTCGCAACGCAGTAGATTTGTGCCACCGAGATGGAACATTGAAGCAAAAGGTAGCAACAGATCCCATAAG GTATGTCAATGAAGACACCTCAATAGTTCCCATGCTTAAAATGCTTAGAGATTCTGGGCGAGCAACATTTTTGGTGACAAACAG TTTATGGGACTATACAAATGTTGTCATGAGTTTCCTCTGTGGATCCAGTGGGGTAAATGGCAGTACCAATCTGGACTGGCTTCAATACTTTGATGTCGTCATCACTGGCAG TGCAAAGCCAAGCTTCTTTCTTGAGGGAAATCATGCTAACCTATTTGAGGTTGAGCCTGAGAGTGGAAAGTTACTTAATACAGATAATGGCTCTCCAATGCCTCAG GTGGGTAACATCTCAGCAGGGTTATTGACGAAAGATAAGGACCGTGCTCGTAAGGTTTTCCAG GGAGGCAGCGTCAATCACCTGCATAATCTACTTCCAATAGAATCAAGTTCACAG GTTCTGTATGTTGGAGATCATATTTATGGAGATATACTACGCAGCAAAAAGGTTCTTG GTTGGCGGACAATGTTAGTAATCCCAGAGCTTGAGAGGGAGGTTCAAATCCTCTGGGAATTGAGGGACTATCGCAAG GATCTTCAATTTTTGAGGAGCAAGGATGATTGCATTGCAGATAAAATCCATCATTTGAATCGGTCTCTCAA ATTAGAGAATCCAGATGATGATACCAAgcagaaaataaattcaaaacttAATGAATTGAAG ctTGAAAGAGAGATAGTgcgatcaaatcatcaagaaGCGCTAAGAAAATTACACCTAAAG TTTCACGAGCCATGGGGCCAGCTGATGAAGACTGGTTATCAGAACTCTCGCTTTGCTCATCAG GTTGAGAGATTTGCCTGCCTTTATACAAGCCGGGTATCTAACTTGGGTCTGTTATCTTCAGACAAGTATTATAGACCCAGTGAAGATTTTATGCAACATGAATTTGGCATTTTGGAAAGTTGA
- the LOC25482136 gene encoding AAA-ATPase At3g28510, translating to MFEIWGLIGSKVASLMFIWAMIQSYCPHQVHALIEKFSEKLANFCYPFVEVRFFENIGDYMRTNEAFLYIENYLTSKSTNQAKKLQGEYVRKSLVLKMDERQKFYDEFEGVKFVWSLIKIVPNTNSVSFYPASDKRFYLLTFHRSHRDFVEKSYLNHVLEQGKEIGLSKRQRKLYTNCTGNGEYERGGKWSHVIFEHPSSFETIAMSPKKKKEIVDDLVTFSKAKEYYAKIGKPWKRGYLLYGPPGTGKSSLVAAIANFLKYDIYDIELTNVKNNAELRKLLIGITSKSVVVIEDIDCSLDLTGQRKTDSENDKEKEEKNEEVNQVAAASLQGLQAADKEKNKASQVTLSGLLNFIDGIWSASTGERLIIFTTNYVEKLDQALIRRGRMDMHIELSYCGFDGFKMLAMNYLSIESHPLFETIQRLLEETNMTPADVAENLMPKVAEEDVEASLERLIQALRTSKEEAEMKAKKEAEMKAEKEEGTGEEGSSEKEAEDAEG from the coding sequence atgtttgaaATTTGGGGTCTGATAGGTTCAAAGGTTGCAAGCCTAATGTTTATTTGGGCTATGATTCAAAGTTATTGTCCTCATCAAGTTCATGCACTCATTGAGAAATTCTCAGAGAAATTAGCCAACTTTTGTTACCCTTTTGTTGAGGTTAGATTCTTTGAGAACATTGGTGATTATATGAGAACCAATGAAGCTTTCTTATACATTGAAAACTACTTAACATCTAAATCAACCAACCAAGCAAAGAAACTCCAAGGTGAATATGTGAGAAAGTCTTTAGTTCTAAAGATGGATGAAAGACAAAAGTTTTATGATGAGTTTGAAGGGGTTAAGTTTGTTTGGAGTCTAATCAAGATTGTCCCCAACACAAATTCTGTTTCATTCTATCCAGCTTCAGACAAAAGATTCTACCTTCTCACATTTCATCGTAGTCATCGCGATTTCGTTGAGAAATCTTACCTTAACCATGTTTTGGAACAAGGTAAAGAAATTGGTCTAAGTAAGAGGCAGAGAAAGCTTTACACAAATTGCACAGGTAATGGTGAATATGAAAGGGGAGGTAAGTGGAGTCatgtgatatttgaacatccgtCTTCGTTTGAAACAATTGCAATGAGTcctaaaaagaagaaagagattgTTGATGATCTTGTTACATTCAGTAAGGCTAAAGAGTATTATGCAAAAATTGGCAAGCCTTGGAAGAGAGGCTATTTGCTTTATGGTCCTCCAGGAACAGGAAAATCATCACTAGTTGCTGCTATTGCTAATTTTTTGAAGTATGATATTTATGACATTGAGTTAACCAATGTGAAAAATAATGCTGAGTTAAGGAAACTTTTGATTGGAATCACGAGTAAGTCAGTTGTTGTTATAGAAGATATTGATTGTTCGCTTGATCTTACCGGTCAGAGGAAGACAGATTCGGAGAATGacaaagaaaaagaggagaaaaatGAGGAGGTGAATCAAGTTGCTGCTGCTTCTCTGCAGGGATTACAAGCAGCAGATAAAGAAAAGAACAAAGCAAGTCAGGTAACACTTTCTGGATTGTTGAATTTCATTGATGGGATTTGGTCTGCTAGTACTGGTGAGAGATTGATTATATTTACTACTAACTATGTGGAGAAACTTGATCAAGCTTTGATTCGTCGTGGACGAATGGACATGCATATTGAGTTGTCTTACTGTGGTTTTGATGGATTCAAAATGTTGGCAATGAATTATCTGAGTATTGAATCTCATCCTTTGTTCGAGACGATTCAACGCTTGTTGGAAGAGACTAACATGACTCCGGCTGATGTTGCTGAAAACTTGATGCCTAAGGTAGCTGAGGAAGATGTTGAGGCATCATTGGAGAGGTTGATCCAAGCACTTAGAACCTCCAAGGAAGAAGCTGAGATGAAAGCCAAGAAAGAAGCAGAGATGAAGGCTGAGAAAGAAGAAGGGACAGGTGAAGAGGGTTCATCAGAGAAGGAGGCAGAAGATGCAGAAGGCTGA
- the LOC25482138 gene encoding probable methyltransferase PMT28 yields the protein MAIIPRQAKRPTGLWVKMTAVTILGLCFIFVWTVFSSSSSSVSFQRESFEDISEPVSSSSSNVQKQTPKSEKRVEVEKDHKFHKSDEKKVDGSSSNSSSMRPHKKEVAREKKRVHKKDDNKENVNQGSLEKEEEGEKELEDKEEGLDHESEVDLDSDVVGGDDSAESVDEDSEISEELKKTKKGKVKGPLFESNVNYRWKMCNTRSKHNYIPCIDIEVGGGKVQYRHTERSCPRMPFTCMVPLPLEGYDSPVPWPESKMKILYKNVAHPKLAAYIKKHRWLVDSGEYLTFPQNQSEFLGGIQHYLESIEEMVPDIEWGKNIRVVLDIGCTDSSFAAALFDKDVLTLSLGLKDDLVDLAQVALERGFPTLVSPFARRRLPFPSQVFDAINCARCSIPWHSNGGKLLLEMNRILRPGGYFIMSTKHDSIEEEEAMTALTASICWNVLAHKSDDVGEVGVRIYQKPEGNDIYELRRKKIPPICKENENPDAVWHVPIKTCLHTIPIGIEKHGAEWPEEWPKRLETYPDWMNNKEKLIADTNHWNAIVNKSYLNGMGINWTSIRNVMDMKSIYGGLAAALSKHNVWVMNVVPVHAPDTLPIIFERGFFGVYHDWCESFGTYPRTYDLLHADHLFSRLKNRCKQPVSIVVEMDRILRPGGLTIIRDKVEILNALEEILRSMQWEIRMTFYQEKEGILCAQKTLWRP from the exons ATGGCTATTATACCTCGTCAAGCTAAAAGACCAACTGGGTTATGGGTGAAGATGACAGCTGTAACAATTTTGGgtctatgttttatttttgtttggactgtgttttcttcttcatcttcttctgtTAGTTTTCAAAGGGAAAGTTTTGAAGATATTTCAGAAcctgtttcttcttcttcttccaatgTTCAAAAACAAACACCAAAATCAGAAAAACGTGTGGAAGTGGAGAAAGATCATAAATTTCATAAGAGTGATGAGAAAAAGGTTGATGGGTCatcttcaaattcttcttcCATGCGCCCTCATAAGAAAGAAGTGGCGCGTGAAAAGAAACGTGTGCATAAGAAGGACGATAATAAAGAGAATGTGAATCAAGGGTCATTGGAGAAAGAGGAAGAAGGTGAAAAAGAGTTGGAAGATAAAGAAGAAGGATTGGATCATGAGAGTGAAGTTGATTTGGATTctgatgttgttggtggtgaTGATTCAGCTGAATCTGTTGATGAAGATTCTGAGATATCGGAAGAgttaaagaaaacaaagaagggAAAAGTGAAAGGACCTTTGTTTGAATCAAATGTTAACTATAGATGGAAAATGTGCAATACTAGAAGCAAGCATAACTATATTCCTTGCATTGATATTGAAGTAGGTGGTGGAAAGGTGCAGTACCGGCATACGGAGAGGAGTTGTCCGAGGATGCCCTTCACGTGTATGGTTCCCCTTCCTCTTGAAGGGTATGATTCTCCGGTGCCGTGGCCTGAGAGCAAAATGAAG ATATTGTATAAGAATGTTGCACACCCGAAACTAGctgcatatataaaaaaacatcgTTGGTTGGTGGATTCTGGAGAATATCTTACTTTCCCTCAAAACCAGTCAGAATTTTTGGGAGGGATTCAGCACTATCTTGAGTCAATTGAAGAG ATGGTACCAGACATTGAGTGGGGTAAAAATATTCGTGTTGTCCTGGACATTGGATGTACAGATTCAAGCTTCGCAGCTGCTCTCTTTGATAAGGATGTTTTAACATTGTCACTTGGCTTGAAAGATGACCTAGTGGACTTAGCTCAAGTGGCACTCGAGCGCGGCTTCCCAACATTGGTTAGCCCTTTTGCTAGAAGGAGACTTCCTTTTCCAAGTCAAGTTTTTGATGCTATAAACTGTGCCCGTTGCAGCATACCTTGGCATTCCAATG GGGGTAAACTTCTACTGGAGATGAATCGGATTCTAAGACCTGGTGGATACTTTATCATGTCAACTAAACATGACagcattgaagaagaagaag CCATGACTGCACTGACAGCATCTATTTGTTGGAATGTTTTGGCACATAAAAGTGATGATGTTGGTGAAGTTGGAGTTAGAATATATCAAAAGCCTGAAGGAAATGACATATATGAATTGAGAAGAAAGAAGATCCCACCGATTtgcaaagaaaatgaaaatcccGATGCAGTCTG GCATGTTCCAATCAAGACTTGTTTGCACACCATTCCAATTGGAATTGAAAAACATGGGGCAGAGTGGCCTGAGGAATGGCCGAAGAGGCTCGAAACTTATCCCGACTGGATGAACAATAAAGAGAAATTGATTGCAGACACCAACCATTGGAATGCCATTGTTAACAAGTCGTATCTCAATGGAATGGGCATCAACTGGACAAGTATCAGGAATGTAATGGACATGAAATCCATCTATGGAGG ATTAGCTGCAGCTCTATCTAAACATAACGTTTGGGTCATGAATGTAGTACCTGTTCATGCACCGGATACGCTTCCCATAATTTTTGAACGGGGATTTTTTGGCGTCTATCATGATTGGTGCGAGTCTTTTGGTACTTATCCAAGAACTTATGACCTTCTGCATGCTGATCATTTGTTCTCACGCCTCAAAAACAG GTGCAAGCAACCTGTGTCGATTGTTGTTGAGATGGACCGTATCTTACGGCCAGGAGGTTTGACAATCATACGTGATAAAGTTGAAATCCTAAATGCATTGGAGGAAATATTGAGAAGTATGCAATGGGAAATCAGAATGACTTTCTACCAGGAAAAAGAGGGTATCTTATGTGCACAGAAAACTCTATGGAGGCCTTAA
- the LOC25482140 gene encoding probable LRR receptor-like serine/threonine-protein kinase At2g16250, with protein sequence MKMKSGITVSVVMVLFLLVELTVSLSSRTEWSALLELRSSMGIRGKEWPKKTDPCRNWTGVECRNDQVVGIKVAGLNRTHKGRLNPSFEVDALANFTLLESFNASGFMLNGSIPEWFGEKLGALKELDLRSCSISGVIPGSLGGMRSLKKLFLSRNNLTSRVPSGLGLLSNLSILDLSRNLLSGSVPESFSKLGNITRLDLSNNYLSGSIPPELGTLSNLQNLNLSNNSFTSSLPSQLGNLSKLVELDLSMNSLSGPLPGSLLSMPKLLIFDVSENSLTDPLPKLSGLNVSSGGIFNLSNNLFYGPVNGFMNKIKTIDLSSNYLEGDVQGDGGSLSDVALARNCLQMISNQRNLEECRMFYVQRNLTFASGGHESKKNKRLIFILAGIFGGFGFIVLLVLVLILVLKQCHKSKNLEIERGTTNGGPVTEGESPIPKDPVFVTAVGESFTFEQILHMTGNFDEANLIKHGHSGDFFWGVLDNGATVVVKRVDLSLFKRESYMVELGLLSKVSHARLVPILGHCMDNEKDKCIVYKYMLNGDLATSLHKVHDSDGKLQSMDWITRLKIATGVAEGLAYLHDCSPPLVHRDIRASSILLDDKFEVRLGSLSEVIAQGDLHQNAVSRVFSKPMSSNQGNSGKSSVTWAYDVYCFGKILLELVTGNIDISKSDDATTKDWLEHTLCYITIFDKERLTKIVDPTLIVDEDLLEEVWAMAIVAKSCLNPKPSKRPPMRHVLKALENPLKIVREESFSSAKLRTTSSNRSWSTAFFGSWRHSSSDSGATITHTNREGSSGNKQTGRVGSHGSGGNDHSSSNKRSSNEVFPEPLGMQDVESGEAK encoded by the exons atgaaaatgaagagtgGAATAACAGTGAGTGTTGTTATGGTATTGTTTTTGTTAGTAGAGTTAACAGTGAGTTTGAGTTCAAGAACTGAATGGTCAGCGTTATTGGAGCTTCGTTCATCGATGGGGATAAGGGGGAAGGAGTGGCCTAAAAAAACTGATCCATGTCGGAACTGGACCGGTGTTGAGTGCCGGAACGATCAAGTTGTTGGTATCAAAGTGGCTGGGTTGAATAGAACCCACAAAGGTCGTCTTAACCCGAGTTTTGAAGTTGATGCTCTTGCAAATTTCACACTATTGGAGTCTTTCAATGCTTCTGGGTTCATGCTCAATGGTTCTATTCCTGAGTGGTTTGGTGAGAAGCTTGGTGCACTAAAAGAGCTTGATTTAAGGTCTTGTTCAATATCTGGTGTGATTCCTGGTTCACTTGGGGGCATGAGAAGTTTGAAGAAGTTGTTTCTTTCAAGGAACAATCTTACTAGTAGAGTGCCTTCAGGTTTGGGGTTGTTATCTAATCTTTCTATTCTTGATCTCTCTAGGAATTTGCTTTCAGGATCAGTACCTGAATCTTTCTCTAAGCTCGGTAACATTACAAGGCTTgatctttcaaataattatttatctgGCTCTATTCCACCTGAACTAGGTACCCTTTCAAATCTTCAAAATTTGAACCTTTCTAACAATTCTTTCACTTCTTCGCTTCCCTCTCAGCTAGGTAATCTTTCAAAGTTGGTTGAACTCGATCTTAGTATGAATTCTCTTTCTGGGCCGTTGCCGGGTAGTTTGTTGTCAATGCCTAAGTTGCTAATATTTGATGTATCAGAAAACAGTCTCACTGATCCACTACCAAAATTGTCTGGTTTAAATGTTAGCTCAGGTGGCATATTCAATCTATCAAACAATTTGTTTTATGGACCTGTGAATGGTTTTATGAACAAGATTAAAACGATTGATTTGTCCAGTAATTATCTGGAAGGTGATGTGCAAGGTGATGGTGGTAGTCTTAGTGATGTTGCTTTAGCCAGAAATTGCCTACAGATGATTTCAAACCAGAGAAATTTGGAAGAGTGTAGAATGTTTTATGTCCAGAGAAATTTAACCTTTGCTTCTGGTGGCCATGAGTCCAAGAAAAACAAACGATTGATATTCATACTGGCAGGTATATTTGGTGGGTTTGGCTTTATTGTGCTACTGGTACTGGTCCTCATATTGGTTCTGAAACAATGTCATAAGAGTAAAAATTTGGAAATTGAAAGAGGGACCACAAATGGGGGGCCTGTTACAGAAGGGGAAAGTCCTATACCTAAGGATCCCGTTTTTGTAACTGCCGTGGGAGAGTCATTTACTTTTGAACAAATTCTCCATATGACTGGCAATTTTGACGAAGCAAACTTAATAAAGCATGGTCATTCTGGAGACTTTTTCTGGGGAGTTTTGGACAATGGAGCAACAGTTGTTGTCAAAAGGGTAGATTTAAGCTTATTTAAGAGAGAATCTTACATGGTAGAATTGGGATTATTGAGCAAGGTTTCACATGCAAGATTGGTCCCAATCCTAGGACACTGCATGGACAATGAGAAGGATAAATGTATAGTTTACAAGTATATGTTAAATGGAGATTTGGCTACTTCCTTGCACAAAGTCCATGATTCAGATGGAAAATTGCAGTCCATGGATTGGATCACAAGATTGAAAATTGCAACAGGAGTTGCTGAAGGCCTAGCTTACCTACATGATTGCAGCCCTCCCCTTGTTCACAG agATATCCGAGCTAGTAGTATACTTCTTGATGATAAATTTGAAGTGCGACTTGGAAGTTTAAGTGAGGTCATTGCCCAAGgggatcttcatcagaatgcTGTGTCAAGAGTTTTCAGCAAGCCAAT GTCTTCTAATCAAGGCAATTCTG GTAAATCATCTGTAACATGGGCCTATGATGTCTACTGTTTTGGGAAGATTTTACTCGAGCTTGTTACCGGTAATATTGACATCAGCAAATCAGATGATGCCACGACAAAGGATTGGTTagagcacaccttgtgctacaTCACCATATTCGATAAAGAACGATTGACTAAGATTGTTGACCCGACTTTGATAGTGGATGAGGACCTATTGGAAGAGGTATGGGCTATGGCAATTGTGGCCAAGTCATGCCTGAATCCTAAGCCTTCCAAACGTCCTCCAATGAGACATGTCCTCAAAGCACTTGAAAATCCATTGAAGATTGTTAGAGAAGAAAGTTTTAGTTCAGCAAAACTGAGAACAACTTCATCTAATAGATCTTGGAGCACTGCATTCTTTGGTAGCTGGAGACACAGTTCATCAGACAGTGGCGCTACCATAACACATACAAATAGGGAGGGTTCTAGTGGCAATAAACAAACAGGAAGAGTAGGTTCTCATGGTAGTGGTGGCAATGATCACTCTTCTTCCAATAAAAGGTCATCCAATGAAGTTTTCCCTGAACCGTTGGGAATGCAAGACGTGGAGAGTGGAGAGGCAAAGTGA
- the LOC25482137 gene encoding AAA-ATPase ASD, mitochondrial has protein sequence MKQGDMFAQIGSIIASLMFIWAIFQQFFPYQLRNQIEKYSQKLVTFIYPYIQITFHEFTGERLMRSEAYSSIENYLSTKASTQAKRLKGDIAKNNQALVLSMDDHEEVGDEFNGVKLWWASGKNISKPNSFSLHHNIDEKRYYKLTFHKHNRDVILGTYLNYVLKEGKAIKVKNRQRKLYTNSGSYWSHVVFEHPSTFETLAMDFEKKKMIIDDLITFSKAGEFYARIGRAWKRGYLLYGPPGTGKSTMIAAMANLLGYDLYDLELTAVKDNTELRKLLIETSSKSIIVIEDIDCSLDLTGQRRKKKEKRELEDEEKDSREKKGGIMEERDGKTSNVTLSGLLNFIDGLWSACGGERLIVFTTNYVEKLDPALVRKGRMDKHIELSYCGFEAFKMLAKNYLNIESHNLFGTICELLKEVEITPADVAEHLMPKTASGDAEIYLKSLIQALELAKEEARVKSVEDSKKL, from the coding sequence atgaaacaaggTGACATGTTTGCTCAAATAGGATccataattgcttccttgatGTTTATTTGGGctatttttcaacaattttttccCTATCAACTTAGGAACCAAATTGAGAAATACTCACAAAAATTGGTTACTTTTATCTACCCTTATATCCAAATCACATTTCATGAGTTTACTGGTGAAAGACTCATGAGAAGTGAAGCCTATTCTTCCATAGAGAATTACCTTAGCACCAAAGCATCAACACAAGCAAAGAGACTCAAAGGTGACATAGCTAAGAATAATCAAGCACTTGTTCTTAGCATGGATGATCATGAAGAAGTAGGTGATGAATTCAATGGAGTTAAACTTTGGTGGGCTAGTGGCAAAAATATATCCAAACCAAATTCATTTTCACTTCATCACAACATAGATGAAAAAAGGTACTATAAATTAACTTTTCATAAACATAATAGAGATGTGATTTTAGGTACATATCTTAATTATGTACTAAAAGAAGGTAAAGCAATTAAGGTGAAAAATAGACAAAGGAAACTTTATACTAATAGTGGATCTTATTGGAGCCATGTTGTGTTTGAACATCCTTCAACATTTGAAACATTAGCTATGGATTtcgagaagaagaaaatgatcaTTGATGATCTTATTACATTTAGTAAAGCTGGTGAATTCTATGCAAGAATTGGAAGGGCTTGGAAAAGAGGTTATTTACTTTATGGTCCTCCAGGGACTGGAAAGTCAACAATGATTGCTGCCATGGCAAATTTGTTAGGCTATGATCTTTATGATCTTGAATTGACTGCTGTTAAGGATAACACTGAGTTGAGGAAGCTTTTGATTGAGACATCAAGTAAGTCTATAATTGTGATTGAAGATATTGATTGTTCACTTGATTTGACTGGTCAAAGGAggaagaaaaaggagaaaagggAATTAGAAGATGAAGAGAAGGATTCAAGGGAGAAAAAAGGTGGAATTATGGAGGAAAGAGATGGAAAAACTAGTAATGTAACACTTTCTGGACTACTGAATTTCATTGATGGATTATGGTCTGCATGTGGTGGTGAAAGACTTATTGTTTTCACAACAAATTATGTTGAGAAATTGGATCCTGCATTGGTTAGAAAAGGTAGAATGGATAAGCATATAGAGCTATCATATTGTGGATTTGAGGCATTCAAGATGTTGGCTAAGAATTATCTTAATATTGAATCACATAATTTGTTTGGCACAATATGTGAGTTGTTGAAGGAAGTTGAAATCACTCCAGCTGATGTTGCTGAGCATTTGATGCCAAAGACTGCTTCTGGTGATGCAgaaatttatttgaaaagttTGATTCAAGCACTTGAATTGGCAAAAGAAGAAGCTAGGGTGAAATCAGTGGAAGATTCAAAGAAACTATGA